Proteins from a genomic interval of Rhodothermales bacterium:
- a CDS encoding UvrD-helicase domain-containing protein has product MGLHGFDESRREFLRARQTIDLSACPGSGKTTLIVAKLAILARKWPHRTKGICVLSHTNAAREEIQLRLRGTVVGQQLLSHPHFIDTIHGFVNRFLALPWLNSNGYPAATVDDDATNLYRRRSISIWEYEMVSSYLRRSHREFESVRLKDRELQVKLVNGDFPSKPGTATYEIAKKAVGKSSEAGYFCYDEMFVWAKALLEDCPSVSTWLQSRFPLVMVDEVQDTSALQMGIVEAVFPRANSAVALQRVGDPNQSIFDDSRAKTESLGGFPASSTHLEISKTFRFGPEIAKLASPFAVHAVGPGGLEGVGPRAVRGAPHSCQNAIFVFDPPEAKGVLNAYGLHVLSSFENEALAEGDVVAVGAVHKDASDVTVDHPHFPKTVSHYWSGYKAEVGRSDPHPGTLLQYVRVAQASVRDRGDLASAVQKLAAGLVRLARRRGGATSLGRRVPSHRSIVDALADNDAAASAYRRLLKTYLLDLEAPTIASWAQRQADILQVAAALDASGAAPEPNDHFLNSDPPDPLLASLAGAVPGDLGPNVYRVENATGRSVDIRLGSVHSVKGQTHLATLLLNTYRNGHSAKRMLPWLLGEKVNLAGAGVQDRARLQLTYVAMTRPSHLVCLAVPRDALGDDEAMSLRVASLRQRGWSVGEIKNGVSSWCA; this is encoded by the coding sequence ATGGGCCTACACGGCTTCGACGAGTCCCGTCGGGAGTTCCTGCGGGCACGGCAGACGATCGACCTGTCTGCATGTCCGGGGAGCGGGAAGACGACGCTAATCGTCGCAAAGCTGGCAATCCTTGCCCGGAAGTGGCCACACCGAACGAAGGGCATCTGCGTCCTGTCCCATACGAACGCAGCGCGTGAGGAAATCCAGTTGCGTTTGCGGGGGACGGTAGTCGGGCAGCAGCTGCTATCCCACCCACACTTTATTGATACAATCCATGGATTTGTAAACCGGTTTCTTGCACTTCCGTGGCTGAACTCGAATGGCTATCCCGCGGCGACCGTCGATGATGACGCGACCAATTTGTACCGGCGCCGTTCGATTAGCATCTGGGAATACGAGATGGTCAGCTCCTACCTAAGGAGGTCTCATCGCGAGTTCGAGAGCGTGCGTCTAAAGGATCGCGAGCTCCAAGTCAAACTTGTCAATGGAGACTTTCCGTCTAAACCAGGCACTGCGACCTACGAAATCGCCAAGAAGGCCGTAGGAAAGTCGTCCGAAGCAGGATACTTCTGCTATGACGAGATGTTTGTCTGGGCCAAGGCGCTGCTTGAGGATTGCCCAAGCGTCTCAACCTGGCTACAGAGCCGGTTTCCGCTGGTCATGGTGGACGAAGTGCAGGACACCTCAGCTCTCCAAATGGGCATTGTAGAGGCTGTGTTTCCGAGAGCAAACTCCGCTGTCGCCCTGCAGCGGGTCGGTGATCCGAATCAGAGCATTTTCGACGATTCCAGAGCCAAAACTGAATCTCTTGGTGGGTTTCCAGCTTCTTCAACGCACCTGGAGATTTCTAAGACCTTCCGCTTTGGACCGGAGATCGCGAAGCTCGCATCCCCCTTTGCGGTCCATGCAGTAGGCCCAGGGGGCCTCGAGGGAGTCGGCCCGCGAGCAGTGAGAGGGGCACCACACAGTTGCCAGAACGCAATATTTGTATTTGATCCGCCCGAGGCCAAGGGAGTCCTGAATGCCTACGGCCTTCACGTGCTCTCCTCGTTTGAAAACGAAGCGCTCGCCGAGGGTGACGTCGTTGCCGTCGGCGCCGTCCATAAAGACGCGAGCGACGTGACCGTTGACCACCCCCATTTCCCGAAGACCGTTTCCCACTACTGGAGCGGCTACAAGGCCGAGGTAGGGCGCAGCGATCCGCATCCCGGAACGCTTCTACAATATGTCCGGGTGGCGCAAGCCTCCGTGCGGGATAGGGGAGACCTTGCCTCTGCAGTCCAAAAACTTGCAGCGGGTCTTGTTCGGTTGGCGCGACGCCGCGGTGGGGCCACATCTCTTGGGCGGCGAGTGCCGAGTCACCGATCGATTGTCGATGCGCTTGCCGACAACGATGCCGCGGCTTCCGCGTACCGCCGCCTACTAAAGACATATCTCCTCGATTTGGAGGCTCCGACGATCGCATCGTGGGCTCAGAGGCAGGCTGACATACTGCAAGTGGCGGCTGCTCTCGACGCTTCTGGTGCGGCGCCTGAGCCAAACGACCATTTCCTCAATTCGGACCCACCCGATCCGTTGCTCGCGTCCCTGGCTGGAGCGGTGCCAGGGGATCTGGGTCCGAACGTTTACCGCGTGGAGAATGCCACAGGACGAAGCGTCGACATACGCCTCGGATCGGTGCACTCGGTAAAGGGCCAGACCCATCTGGCTACCTTACTCTTGAACACCTATCGCAACGGCCATTCAGCGAAAAGGATGTTGCCGTGGTTACTCGGCGAAAAGGTGAACTTGGCCGGCGCAGGTGTACAAGATCGGGCTCGCCTGCAACTGACCTATGTTGCAATGACTCGTCCCAGTCACCTTGTCTGTCTTGCCGTTCCCCGAGATGCTTTGGGGGATGATGAGGCGATGAGTCTCCGGGTGGCAAGCTTGAGGCAGCGCGGCTGGTCGGTTGGGGAGATCAAGAACGGGGTGTCTTCCTGGTGCGCTTGA